A single region of the Triticum dicoccoides isolate Atlit2015 ecotype Zavitan chromosome 2B, WEW_v2.0, whole genome shotgun sequence genome encodes:
- the LOC119368552 gene encoding protein SRC2 homolog — MVRLGPLAAQHAGAFAHDLGLGSPAALVAFAVVATVAVAAVAAFGCAKGAKKPHRQDNNNVYYYGQGYPPPPPAGAYGYPAQQPPPGYAYPPPPVDAGRKQGGRMGAGAGLALGAGAGLATGVIVGSALSSGCGGGGGCGGGCGGGCGG, encoded by the coding sequence ATGGTGAGGCTGGGGCCTCTGGCCGCGCAGCACGCAGGAGCGTTCGCCCACGACCTGGGGCTGGGGAGCCCCGCGGCGCTCGTGGCCTTCGCTGTCGTGGCGACGGTGGCGGTGGCCGCCGTGGCCGCCTTCGGCTGCGCCAAGGGGGCCAAGAAGCCGCACCGGCAGGACAACAACAACGTCTACTACTACGGCCAGGGttacccgccgccgcctcccgccggggCGTACGGATACCCGGCGCAGCAGCCGCCCCCGGGCTACGCgtacccgccgccgcccgtcgacgCCGGGAGGAAGCAGGGAGGGCGCATGGGTGCCGGCGCGGGGCTGGCCCTCGGCGCAGGCGCCGGCCTGGCCACCGGCGTCATCGTCGGCTCGGCGCTCAGCTCCGGGTGCGGAGGAGGCGGTGGGTGCGGCGGCGGTTGCGGTGGCGGCTGCGGCGGTTGA